A segment of the Populus nigra chromosome 12, ddPopNigr1.1, whole genome shotgun sequence genome:
AGAAAAATAGAGGACGAAGAAGAAATGGGAAGATGGAGAGCGAAGGGTTGCTTATTAGGTCAtagattaaatattacagatggaCTTAATCGACGTATTTAAATCTGCCGGTATTCTGTCTATAAAAATAACACGTCATCGTACTTTTTGGAGTTTTTTCATTCCTTATTTTTCTACTGTTATTCcttcggtatataccgagataATATTTGCATCGGTGTCTACAAATGGATATTGTGAGAGCATATTCAATCGGAAAAATTTCATGCAATCTACCGATACCAATGCAAAATAAGATTACTATTCAGTTCTACATGACAGGTAAAATAAGATTAGATGACTATCTAATTATATAGACCTTAAGCCAGCTAGCTCCGATATAAGTTTGAAATACTAAGAACGTTTTTAGTGATTTCCATATAGACTTCACAGTTGCATTATTTTAACACAAGATTGTAAGCACTTGGTGAAAGTGGACAATATTAAGAACGAGCTAGAAAACCATATCAACAGGACAATCATAAAAAACTTCCATTCAATTAACCACCCAGGACCGGTAACATTTTGTCACCTAACAATCTTTAGTTCTGGACAAGAGACATTTTCACCGGAGTTCTTTGATAAAGCCTTGTGACAGGAGACATGCACACCCAGTCCTGTTAACTTAATGGAAAAGTTTCATGTTGGAAAGAGTATTATAAACAGAATGTTGGCATATGACGGATAATGTCAAATGTTTTGAGGACTTGGTTTCATCACTGACATCATAGAACGAGCAACTACTGAGTCTTCGTCGCCTTCATTTAGGACTAATTCAATGACTCCACTCTATAAATAGCCTTGCATCCTCGCTAGATATCTCACCCCTCTCCACAAGAAAGATCGGTATAGAATCTGATGGAAGGACTCAAGTTTGTACTAGTTTTCGTCGTCCTGGCCTTGGCTTCTTCATTTGCCTCTGCCTCTGATCCTGGTCCGCTTCAGGACTTCTGTGTTGCCATCAAAGAAACCGACGGTGGTATGTGCTTAGTTTTTAAGTGTTTCGTTAAGAGTTTTTGTCAGGAGTTACATGATAATATCACGCATCCTGTATATATTCTAGTTATCTATTAATTGACTGACTTTTTACGGGCATCAAAAATGCCTTTCTCATGCATGCAGTGTTTGTGAACGGAAAGTTCTGCAAGGACCCAGAGCAAGTTGCTGCAAACGATTTCTTCTTTCCTGGACTCAACGTTCCTCGGGACACTTCCAGTCCAGTTGGTTCAAATGTCACTGCTGTCAATGTTGCTCAAATTCCAGGACTCAACACTCTTGGCATATCCTTCGCTCGCATTGATTTTGCACCACATGGTGGCCTGAACCCACCCCACACTCACCCTCGTGCCACTGAGATCCTAGTAGTGGTGGAGGGTACCCTCTATGTTGGTTTTGTCACATCTAACTTAGCTAACGGAGATAATCGCCTAATCACCAAGGTCTTAAATCCGGGAGATGTTTTTGTGTTCCCAGTCGGACTCATTCATTTCCAGCTCAATGTGGGAAAAACCAACGCCGTTGCATTCGCCAGTTTAAGCAACCAGAACCCTGGTGTGATTACAATTGCAAAGGCAGTGTTTGGAGCAGATCCACCCATTAATCCTAATGTTCTAACCAAGGCCTTCCAAGTGGACAAGAAGGTAGTCGACTATCTTCAGAAACAACTCTGGACGGACAACAACAATTAGAAGAACACATTTATATAGAAGACATATATGAAGCTGTAGCCTCATGCATGTTTGGCATGTATTCTTCATTACAACGtatctctttcatttttatcatcCTAAATAAATAGGTTTCAACAAATTTGAATAAGGTctttgagaccatttttttcacttttttttttcttgttttgaggaCTTCATTCCACTTTTAATAAAGTATCTTTTCATATATCTTATTGTTACTTAGAATCGTAAGATGTTACTAGGATCACACCTCACACTTTTACCGGGATCACACCAgggtaaaaagaaataaaaaaaataatttaaaatctccAACCAACCATAAATCAGAAAAGCATGTgaagaaaatgctaaaaacaaaaataagaaaaagtcaAAGCCAAAAGGATGTCTCGTCAagaaaaattcttaaataaGAAGGACCATGTGACAAGATTGATCCTGAAGTGATCCTAGTCATCTAAACTTTTTAAACACCTATTGAGCACATaaaatcctttcttttttaaagaccAGAACCATAGCCAGTGTTACATGCTTGTAAAAGTTctttctaattataaaaaaggaaacTACGAAGAAGGATAATCAATGATcttaaacaatacaaacaattaTTTGAAACTAAATCATGATTTGTATTTGAATTCTATTCATTATTATCATGATAGGTGGCAGTCCCTAAAAtgctttttttccaaaaacaaatttgcGCTCATCAGAACATGCTAAGGCAAGATACCAACCTTTGACTCCCTCTAAAATACCACTCTTCACTTTACAAGGCATATCTTAATTGCCAGTGTGATTGAGAGACAAgtgttaaaggaaaaaaatctggAGAATTAAGAGCTCGCACAGCTGGGTTAAAAGCTTCTACCTTTGCAATCTCTACCAAGCGTCCGTATTCATCCTTATCCACATTCTGGAAGTGAGCTATTAACTTGCTCACCTCATTCATAGtgcaattcaggttcttgattggCGATAGCTTCTTAGCATCACTTCTAGGGTAGTGTCCTTCAGTCAATTGTGACAGTTCAGAATTTTTCCcatattctatgatggaaaattCAGCAGTGGTGGTCATTTCGTTCACAAGTCCTGGAATTAAAGATGCCTTGGGGttagacttgttttgatgcaaaagatattatggagcatatACCCAGAGGATAGGTTCTAGTTTCTTTATGTGAGACAcagggtaggtttactacttggtctctaaagagggtctcttgctgtcccagtgatcacccttgtaacagatagtgggatggcgCATGTACCAATCACTGTCAGTATAAACACTGAGCAAAttaaagagttggggtttacacacccttaaaccttgactcaattCATAAGGCAAGCttctagtcccccacttaacttaaagtttaatgtgtgtgccttcaaaaagataataataatgaagtgATGCATGACAGGATGCCACAAGATCTTACCCATCTCCAATATACCATGTATGACAtaatgtaaagatgcatgctcaAGCTTTTAAACAACGTATCATTCATAGGAAAACAACAACACatagcataataataataatataaaaaaaaacaattaccaagccTAGTCCTAGGGTTCCCAGTGGAGTCGTCATCCTGTTGCACCCTTGCgcggagcgcggcgtcgcgTCGACCATCCCCGGGAGCGGGGAATTGATTtcgggttttttgtttttgtgaataaaagagtcgccacctagtattatggtcactaggaaacctaactgctctttcagagattctaaggcaaggtactggttacgtaaagggaaggtattagcaccccagtACCATGCTGCAAAAGTCTTATTTCCTTATCCAGCGTGGTGGAATTCCTGTCATTTTCTGATGATCcagtccctcttttttttttttttaattcctccaACGAAACCGATTCACTTTCCAAAGTTTgaaatttgtatttaattaatgtgataaatccttaaaacattaaaacgGGCCCTCCAATCAAGACGTGAAAAAATCGGGCTGGAATCCTTCTTGCAGCAGGATTctctgctttcacactagatattcaaaagggaatatcttgagcttctgatatcgaaatcaggggattcaaaaacctaaattcatcCACGCGTACAagtctacaactttcatgaaggattcaaagtgagataaattcGTTTTGAAGAACAGAATATGGCTGAAATCTGGTTGGTCAAAAGGATCTCCTGATCTGATTCAGGAAACTGACAATGCCGAGCATCCCAATCTGACTGGGAATCTGCCATAAGAAGCAGTGAGCCCTAAAGGTATAGGCCAATTCTTTAagatgtcatgagtgacagaatatagctGCGATGGTCAGATATTGCACAAACTATGTGTTGGGGTGGTCTAGTTTGTAGTGGGTGATTGAGTTGTGATAAAATTGGGGAGGGAGGGTTGTTGTGCTGTTTGTTGCAGAGAAAAATAGAGGACGAAGAAGAAATGGGAAGATGGAGAGCGAAGGGTTGCTTATTAGGTCAtagattaaatattacagatggaCTTAATCGACGTATTTAAATCTGCCGGTATTCTGTCTATAAAAATAACACGTCATCGTACTTTTTGGAGTTTTTTCATTCCTTATTTTTCTACTGTTA
Coding sequences within it:
- the LOC133669114 gene encoding germin-like protein subfamily 1 member 16, whose protein sequence is MEGLKFVLVFVVLALASSFASASDPGPLQDFCVAIKETDGVFVNGKFCKDPEQVAANDFFFPGLNVPRDTSSPVGSNVTAVNVAQIPGLNTLGISFARIDFAPHGGLNPPHTHPRATEILVVVEGTLYVGFVTSNLANGDNRLITKVLNPGDVFVFPVGLIHFQLNVGKTNAVAFASLSNQNPGVITIAKAVFGADPPINPNVLTKAFQVDKKVVDYLQKQLWTDNNN